One Fuerstiella marisgermanici DNA window includes the following coding sequences:
- a CDS encoding anti-sigma factor family protein, translating to MVENPHIEDEEILDERQTQLVSYLDGELDDTQMNAVEQSLINDPDMRSHADILSRTWSMLDALDDVSASKQFTQATLASISAESVSAESARPDANFRKFKQAMARYRIVPCFVAGLIGGAAGLFLSHAAWDRREQRGDAAINRAVLENFELLQNTDLYSIIPDVDSLRELKLPEDPSATKAAVQKGGVE from the coding sequence ATGGTCGAAAATCCTCACATCGAAGACGAAGAGATTCTGGACGAACGGCAAACGCAGCTCGTCAGCTATCTCGATGGCGAACTCGACGACACGCAGATGAATGCGGTCGAGCAGAGTCTCATTAACGATCCGGACATGCGCAGCCACGCCGACATCCTGTCGCGGACATGGTCGATGCTGGATGCTCTTGACGACGTTTCTGCCAGCAAGCAATTTACCCAGGCGACATTGGCCAGTATTTCTGCTGAGAGCGTGTCTGCCGAATCAGCTCGCCCTGACGCCAACTTTCGGAAATTTAAGCAGGCCATGGCTCGGTATCGCATTGTGCCCTGCTTTGTTGCCGGGCTAATTGGCGGTGCTGCGGGGCTTTTTCTCAGTCATGCCGCGTGGGACAGGCGCGAGCAACGTGGCGACGCAGCAATTAATCGAGCCGTGCTGGAAAATTTTGAACTGCTGCAGAATACGGACCTGTATTCGATCATTCCGGACGTGGACAGTCTGAGGGAGCTCAAGCTTCCCGAAGACCCAAGTGCGACGAAGGCCGCCGTGCAGAAAGGTGGTGTCGAATGA
- a CDS encoding RNA polymerase sigma factor → MVSQSLPNQYLADPDVQLMLRVVAGEDEAFAELVKRYQDRLLGFFFHLVRDRTLAEDMAQEVFLRVYKSRERYTATARFSTWLFRIAHNYASNQKRGLARRREVPLSGSNGSEHEVRAEEEILAEKSALMPTRQIDSREAQDVVREALDSLNERQKMAVLLHKFEGMSYQEIGDIMDLNVVAVKSLLARARGRLKEALEKYV, encoded by the coding sequence TTGGTTTCGCAATCCCTTCCGAATCAGTACCTCGCTGACCCCGATGTACAGCTAATGCTGCGCGTGGTTGCGGGAGAAGATGAGGCGTTTGCAGAACTGGTGAAGCGGTATCAGGACCGTCTGCTGGGCTTTTTCTTTCACCTTGTTCGTGACCGAACGCTGGCCGAAGACATGGCTCAGGAAGTGTTTTTGCGAGTCTACAAATCGCGAGAACGGTACACCGCGACGGCTCGCTTTTCGACTTGGCTGTTTCGAATCGCTCACAACTACGCCAGCAACCAGAAGCGAGGTTTGGCACGGCGACGAGAGGTCCCGCTTTCAGGATCGAACGGCTCTGAGCACGAAGTTCGGGCGGAAGAAGAGATTTTGGCAGAAAAATCGGCACTTATGCCGACCAGACAGATTGATTCCCGTGAAGCCCAGGATGTTGTCCGTGAAGCTTTGGATTCTTTGAACGAGCGCCAGAAGATGGCCGTGCTGCTGCACAAGTTTGAGGGCATGAGTTATCAGGAAATCGGCGACATCATGGATCTGAACGTCGTGGCGGTGAAATCCCTGCTCGCACGAGCGCGAGGACGACTGAAAGAGGCCCTGGAAAAGTACGTTTGA
- a CDS encoding YhaN family protein, whose protein sequence is MRIRRLDLLSFGPFSGQSLTFDDGDFGLHLVYGPNEAGKSSSLRALQQLLFGIAPPTKCRDDFVHSHNDLRIGGLFEDRDGRMLEVIRRKGGQNSLRAADDKTVADPEQLNEMLHHMDARRFRTQFGIDYQQLVAGGRDIATGKGDLGASLFAAGSGTADLQKVLKTLEEDGERLFKATGRIPAINKGLADLRAARKRVKEAQLAGSDWQRHDQELKQFHEKKAVVDADMARLQAQLNRLQRFADALPVIAELKPLRKKLQNLTTVPRLRREFGDERREAAADLRNAQSTQTRLQQEIQALEQSLLEVNAPSTLLQHSSAIEELYAELGRYRGLQKECPDLLIRRQQYEQQALRRLQELGKPADLKCAEELRIGPAERQRIRELGEQRSGIFQAVSEATNLLADRSQKLNDVTAELASLQEPKDVAPLQRAIQRINRQGDLDQQLSDAQQLADNTQSQIERDLKKLPLWAGSPEQLEVLPLPSTESINRCERQIEELADRERDAQKERRRLQRELNRITGKLEDIRLQQDVPTEAELTEARQLRDAGWKLLRQHLDGDGDDSAVSEFIAKFDGTAELTTAFEKAASQADDIVDRLRREADLVAQKAQLLADMHLTERDLAASGQDLDELRKSHSDVANSWTQLWQASSIQPLPPPDMKAWLEQQAALVESLEDLRQQQAAVTALNAELENCRSILCPFLSPEAGVLSDKPLSNLIDLCQQQIDQHGKAAQQHTTLLQRLKTLEAETATAERQLETAKAEQQTWLTRWADAVAVLGREGDLTPAEAGALLDAVDELFDDIRNERKIAEQAEAKQAEAAEYDQSVRHVTELVAVEIGDMPIAQAVADLNDRLTGARTQQATLTGRQEQIENLTRQLTDVEQNILNQSALLDELCREAGADKIEDLPIIEQQSDERQRLEELLANRESEVRRLARGTDLETFIAQAEAEDADQLEPQIAQLNAQLRELKPDGDRLSESIGSLRRKLDEMDGSAAASHAADEAESILAKLRSDAEQFVRVKLGAGILKRSIERYRERNQGPVLERASQLFAQLTLGAFDALQADYDDNHNPILVGVRPESRRLVPVEGMSEGTCDQLYLALRIASLEAHFAQSDPVPFIVDDILIQFDDARSVAALEVLTELSRQTQVIMFTHHRHIVDLANTHLAETGALFTQSLADAQVVKPEV, encoded by the coding sequence TTGCGAATTCGCCGTCTGGACCTGCTGAGCTTCGGGCCGTTTTCGGGGCAGTCTTTGACCTTCGACGACGGAGATTTCGGGCTGCATCTTGTGTACGGCCCCAACGAAGCGGGAAAGAGTTCATCGCTGCGAGCGCTGCAACAATTGCTATTCGGGATCGCTCCTCCCACAAAGTGCCGCGACGATTTCGTGCATAGCCACAACGATTTGCGAATCGGCGGCTTGTTTGAAGACCGCGATGGCCGAATGCTGGAAGTGATTCGGCGGAAGGGTGGGCAAAATTCACTGCGGGCAGCAGACGACAAGACTGTCGCCGACCCCGAGCAGCTCAACGAAATGCTGCACCACATGGATGCTCGCCGCTTTCGCACGCAGTTTGGAATCGATTACCAGCAGCTCGTGGCCGGCGGGCGCGACATTGCAACGGGGAAAGGCGATCTGGGCGCTTCGCTGTTTGCCGCCGGCTCCGGCACGGCCGACCTACAGAAAGTCCTGAAAACCCTGGAAGAAGACGGCGAACGTCTTTTTAAGGCAACCGGCAGAATCCCGGCAATCAACAAGGGCCTGGCCGATTTGCGAGCGGCTCGCAAACGCGTGAAAGAAGCGCAACTGGCGGGCAGCGACTGGCAGCGGCACGATCAGGAACTGAAGCAATTTCACGAAAAAAAGGCTGTCGTTGATGCAGATATGGCCCGCCTCCAGGCCCAACTAAACCGCCTGCAACGGTTTGCCGATGCGTTGCCCGTCATTGCAGAATTGAAACCGCTGCGAAAAAAGCTTCAGAACCTGACCACCGTTCCAAGACTGCGGCGTGAATTCGGCGATGAGCGACGTGAAGCGGCCGCCGATCTTCGTAACGCTCAGTCCACGCAAACGAGACTCCAGCAGGAAATCCAGGCGTTAGAACAGTCACTGTTGGAAGTTAATGCGCCTTCAACGCTGTTGCAGCACAGTTCCGCCATTGAAGAGCTGTATGCCGAACTTGGCCGATATCGCGGATTGCAAAAGGAATGCCCCGATCTGCTAATTCGCCGCCAGCAATACGAACAGCAGGCTCTTCGCCGACTGCAGGAGCTCGGAAAACCGGCCGACCTGAAATGCGCCGAGGAACTTCGGATCGGGCCGGCCGAACGTCAACGGATTCGGGAACTTGGCGAACAACGTTCGGGAATCTTCCAGGCGGTCAGCGAGGCAACAAACCTTCTGGCAGATCGATCTCAAAAACTGAATGACGTCACTGCCGAACTTGCGTCGCTGCAGGAACCTAAGGACGTGGCACCACTACAGCGAGCCATTCAACGCATTAACCGCCAGGGCGACCTGGACCAGCAACTCAGTGACGCACAACAACTGGCCGACAACACCCAATCGCAGATCGAACGCGACCTGAAAAAACTCCCGCTCTGGGCGGGCTCACCCGAACAATTGGAGGTTCTGCCGCTGCCGTCAACCGAGTCGATCAATCGGTGCGAGCGGCAAATTGAGGAACTGGCGGACCGGGAAAGGGACGCTCAAAAAGAACGCCGCCGGCTTCAGCGTGAACTCAATCGCATCACGGGCAAGCTTGAGGACATCCGGCTCCAACAGGATGTCCCCACAGAAGCAGAATTGACAGAAGCTCGACAGCTTCGTGACGCCGGTTGGAAACTCTTGCGGCAGCACCTTGATGGAGACGGTGACGATTCGGCCGTTTCTGAATTCATTGCTAAATTTGATGGCACCGCCGAATTGACGACAGCCTTTGAAAAGGCCGCCAGCCAGGCAGATGACATCGTCGACCGGTTGCGTCGAGAGGCCGATCTCGTTGCCCAAAAGGCCCAACTTCTTGCCGATATGCATCTCACTGAACGCGATCTCGCCGCCAGCGGGCAAGACCTTGACGAACTTCGCAAGTCACACTCCGACGTCGCGAATAGCTGGACACAGCTTTGGCAAGCGTCCAGCATTCAGCCGCTGCCGCCCCCCGACATGAAAGCGTGGCTGGAACAGCAGGCCGCGCTAGTGGAATCACTGGAAGACCTGCGGCAGCAGCAAGCAGCTGTGACTGCGCTAAACGCGGAACTGGAAAATTGCCGGTCAATCCTGTGCCCATTTCTGTCACCAGAGGCGGGCGTTTTGTCCGACAAACCGCTGAGCAACCTGATCGACTTATGCCAGCAACAGATCGACCAGCACGGCAAAGCCGCTCAACAACACACAACACTGCTGCAGCGATTGAAAACGCTTGAAGCCGAGACAGCAACGGCTGAACGCCAGCTGGAAACCGCCAAGGCAGAACAGCAAACATGGCTGACGCGATGGGCGGACGCTGTCGCCGTTCTGGGCCGCGAAGGTGACCTCACCCCGGCCGAAGCCGGCGCGCTGCTGGACGCGGTCGACGAGTTGTTCGACGACATTCGCAACGAACGAAAAATTGCCGAACAGGCTGAAGCGAAACAGGCCGAGGCCGCCGAATACGACCAATCAGTGCGACATGTGACTGAGCTGGTAGCTGTAGAAATCGGGGACATGCCGATTGCCCAAGCGGTTGCTGACCTCAACGACCGCCTCACCGGCGCTCGCACCCAACAAGCGACGCTAACGGGGCGGCAAGAACAGATAGAAAACCTGACACGACAGCTGACCGACGTCGAGCAGAATATCCTGAATCAGTCGGCGTTACTGGACGAACTGTGTCGAGAAGCCGGCGCCGACAAGATCGAAGACTTACCCATTATCGAACAGCAGTCTGACGAGCGGCAACGGCTGGAAGAATTGCTGGCGAACCGAGAATCCGAAGTCCGGCGGCTAGCTCGCGGAACAGACCTCGAAACGTTCATCGCTCAGGCGGAAGCCGAAGATGCCGATCAACTGGAACCGCAGATCGCGCAACTAAACGCTCAGCTACGGGAACTGAAACCGGACGGCGACAGGCTGTCGGAGTCGATCGGTAGCCTCCGCAGAAAGCTGGACGAAATGGACGGCAGCGCGGCGGCTTCCCATGCAGCCGATGAAGCTGAAAGCATCCTCGCTAAGCTGCGCAGCGACGCAGAACAGTTTGTGCGAGTGAAGCTGGGCGCAGGCATCCTGAAAAGATCCATCGAACGTTATCGCGAGCGAAATCAAGGCCCGGTGCTCGAACGCGCCAGCCAATTGTTTGCACAATTAACGCTGGGCGCATTCGACGCACTGCAGGCGGACTACGACGACAACCACAATCCCATTTTGGTTGGCGTGCGCCCGGAATCACGGCGACTCGTCCCCGTCGAAGGCATGAGCGAAGGAACGTGCGATCAGCTGTACCTTGCGTTACGGATCGCGAGCCTGGAAGCTCACTTCGCCCAATCGGATCCAGTGCCCTTTATCGTGGACGACATTCTCATTCAGTTCGACGACGCTCGCTCTGTGGCAGCTTTAGAAGTCCTGACCGAACTTTCTCGCCAGACGCAGGTGATCATGTTCACCCACCATCGCCATATCGTGGATTTGGCGAATACACACCTTGCCGAAACCGGAGCACTATTCACGCAGTCGCTGGCGGACGCGCAAGTCGTAAAGCCAGAAGTGTAA
- a CDS encoding DUF6677 family protein, translating into MRDPRINFRTRELAALLAFLVPGAGHFYQGRRLKAGVYFTCILSLFFAGMVLGDWQPVYSQVVYSTQNHASLQMQTAESQINSHYSYGYAAQVLVGLPALPALLQQSRFSSNNGVEQGVESEFRSDFSGTMRHGGHFIPVTGTLELGPSDGGRGVSGEFQGETLDGRTVGGPIDGDVVLGRRVFGSPRREAHVTGFFNGDGDAQEGGPTELLGSVARPFHNWYQAPRDNAELDRLHGKLSQHFDIACVFTWIAGLLNLMAIWDAYDGPAYGYGDEEPDEDEDDDSDTAKTKSDKDS; encoded by the coding sequence ATGAGAGATCCGCGGATCAATTTTCGAACGCGTGAGCTGGCCGCATTGCTGGCTTTCTTGGTGCCAGGTGCTGGCCATTTTTATCAAGGGCGTCGGCTAAAGGCGGGTGTGTATTTCACCTGCATTCTGTCGCTGTTCTTCGCTGGAATGGTGCTTGGCGATTGGCAGCCTGTTTACAGTCAGGTTGTGTATTCGACTCAGAATCACGCATCGCTGCAGATGCAGACTGCGGAGAGTCAAATTAATTCACACTATTCGTACGGCTACGCAGCGCAGGTGCTTGTTGGTTTGCCAGCGTTGCCAGCTTTGCTCCAGCAGTCTCGGTTTTCGTCGAACAACGGTGTTGAGCAGGGAGTCGAATCCGAGTTCCGGAGTGATTTTTCCGGAACCATGCGGCACGGCGGTCACTTCATACCTGTGACGGGCACACTCGAATTGGGGCCTTCCGATGGTGGCCGAGGCGTTTCAGGTGAGTTTCAAGGGGAGACTCTTGACGGGCGGACGGTCGGCGGCCCCATCGATGGAGATGTCGTCCTCGGCAGACGAGTGTTTGGTTCGCCGCGGCGTGAGGCGCATGTAACCGGTTTCTTCAACGGTGACGGTGATGCACAGGAAGGCGGCCCGACAGAATTGCTGGGAAGCGTGGCTCGGCCATTCCACAACTGGTACCAGGCTCCGCGCGACAATGCTGAGTTGGACCGGTTGCATGGAAAGCTTAGCCAGCACTTTGATATCGCCTGCGTATTTACGTGGATTGCCGGTTTGCTGAATCTGATGGCCATTTGGGACGCGTACGACGGGCCAGCGTATGGTTACGGCGATGAAGAGCCCGACGAAGACGAAGATGATGACAGTGACACTGCGAAAACCAAGTCCGATAAAGACAGCTAG
- a CDS encoding DMT family transporter, giving the protein MKEQKSDRNMDAVNVSPPLSQNAAPVVGNSVNRGLALGLCSAVCYSAANLALRGLSGRHADSGWEIWVTAMKAGPTVLLSLGLLLRLRLRKEAAFPSFRPVPWLLAAALIMQFGGNLGFQLAMGQIGLAITVPLVFTFIIIAGAALGRTFLGDTVSKRTVVSIMVMLVSIILLSYAATLNAPELGTETKEKIAWLGIVLAVISGMSYGINGIVIRRISQRALPIASMLFVYSTTGLVLLTAIGWNMLGTERILQIQRAEWQMMLAAGTFNAIAFFCVTNALKLLNITQVNVINATQNAMCAAGAVIVFSEPHSIPMVSGIALSIVGLLLLDRK; this is encoded by the coding sequence ATGAAGGAGCAGAAGTCGGATCGCAACATGGATGCGGTCAATGTTTCGCCCCCACTAAGCCAAAACGCTGCACCTGTGGTTGGCAATAGCGTGAATCGCGGGCTTGCGTTAGGACTTTGCTCGGCTGTTTGCTATTCCGCCGCGAACCTGGCATTGCGCGGGCTTTCTGGTCGCCACGCAGATTCGGGCTGGGAAATCTGGGTGACCGCGATGAAAGCGGGCCCAACGGTTTTGCTATCGCTCGGACTGTTGCTCAGGCTCCGATTAAGAAAAGAAGCAGCATTTCCGTCGTTTAGACCCGTTCCCTGGTTGTTGGCCGCCGCATTAATCATGCAGTTTGGTGGTAACCTTGGATTCCAATTGGCAATGGGACAAATCGGCCTCGCAATCACAGTCCCCCTCGTTTTCACGTTTATTATTATCGCTGGGGCTGCGCTGGGACGCACATTTCTAGGAGACACCGTTTCGAAACGAACGGTTGTTTCGATAATGGTGATGTTGGTCTCGATCATTCTGCTGTCCTACGCGGCCACATTGAATGCGCCGGAGCTCGGGACGGAGACGAAAGAGAAGATCGCATGGCTGGGCATCGTTCTCGCCGTCATTTCAGGAATGTCGTACGGAATCAATGGGATTGTGATCCGCCGAATTTCTCAGCGAGCCCTTCCAATTGCCTCAATGTTGTTCGTCTACAGCACGACGGGGTTGGTGCTCCTGACAGCCATTGGCTGGAACATGCTGGGCACGGAGCGAATTCTTCAGATTCAAAGGGCAGAGTGGCAGATGATGCTGGCGGCCGGTACATTCAACGCCATCGCTTTTTTTTGCGTGACCAACGCTTTGAAGTTGCTGAACATCACGCAAGTGAATGTGATTAACGCAACTCAAAACGCAATGTGTGCTGCGGGCGCGGTCATCGTTTTCTCCGAACCACATTCGATCCCAATGGTTTCCGGCATCGCTTTGTCGATTGTGGGACTGCTGCTGCTGGATCGAAAATAG
- a CDS encoding bifunctional 4-hydroxy-2-oxoglutarate aldolase/2-dehydro-3-deoxy-phosphogluconate aldolase, giving the protein MESQFPPDMLQRIERSGVISVLIIDDASDAVPLAKALLAGGVDAMELTLRTDAAVDALRRIRDEVPEMLAGIGTVISVDQIDPIVAAGAQFAVSPGLNPQVVRKAQQAGLPFAPGVMTPSDIEAAVELGCRELKFFPAEPSGGQTMLNSIRAPYAHLGVRFVPLGGVNEKNAASWLSNPGVFAIGGSWLTPKECLQKKDWTEVTRRAAEARAIADSISP; this is encoded by the coding sequence TTGGAATCACAATTTCCACCGGACATGCTGCAGCGAATTGAACGCAGCGGCGTGATTTCTGTCCTGATTATCGACGACGCCTCAGATGCCGTTCCCCTGGCGAAGGCTCTGCTGGCTGGCGGCGTCGATGCCATGGAACTGACCTTACGAACCGATGCAGCGGTTGACGCTTTGCGTCGAATTCGTGACGAGGTGCCTGAAATGCTGGCCGGAATTGGCACCGTCATTAGCGTAGATCAGATTGATCCGATCGTTGCCGCCGGTGCCCAGTTTGCCGTTTCGCCGGGGCTGAATCCTCAAGTCGTGCGAAAAGCTCAACAGGCAGGTCTGCCGTTCGCACCTGGGGTAATGACGCCATCGGACATTGAGGCCGCTGTTGAACTCGGGTGCCGCGAACTCAAGTTTTTTCCCGCCGAACCGAGTGGCGGCCAGACGATGTTGAACAGTATTCGAGCTCCCTATGCCCATTTGGGCGTGCGGTTCGTTCCGTTGGGTGGCGTAAACGAAAAGAACGCGGCTTCCTGGCTGTCCAACCCCGGTGTCTTCGCTATCGGCGGGTCATGGCTGACGCCAAAGGAATGCCTTCAAAAGAAAGATTGGACGGAAGTGACTCGCCGCGCGGCCGAAGCCCGAGCCATTGCGGACAGCATTTCACCGTAG
- a CDS encoding sugar kinase, translating into MPQFITFGEIMMRMAPPGFLRLQQTLPGSLDVTFAGAEANVAASLAMFGADVGFVSALPDNALTDACLNTLRSLKIDTSHVQRSAEGRMGIYFVEAGANQRPSRVTYDRAGSTISVTDANSYEWPTILSGAKSLHVTGITPSLSEAAADATIAAVSTARELKVQVSCDLNYRAKLWNWRPGTERKQLAAETMAKILPFVDILIANEADCGDVLKIHAGHSEVESGHVEVAAYPDVARQVVERFPNIRFIATTLRESISASHNNWGAMLFDAADGNAVFAPEVKGDYQPYQIRNIIDRVGGGDAFGAGLLFALNHDDYATPQEALQFATAASCLAHSISGDFNFSNRQEVDALMKGSASGRVVR; encoded by the coding sequence ATGCCACAGTTTATTACCTTCGGCGAAATCATGATGCGGATGGCTCCGCCCGGATTTCTGCGCCTGCAACAAACCCTCCCGGGAAGCCTCGACGTGACCTTCGCCGGCGCGGAAGCAAACGTGGCAGCATCATTGGCGATGTTTGGCGCAGACGTCGGCTTTGTCAGTGCATTGCCAGACAATGCGCTGACCGATGCCTGTTTAAATACGCTCCGCAGCCTAAAAATTGACACTTCGCACGTGCAACGCTCGGCAGAAGGCCGGATGGGCATTTATTTTGTAGAAGCCGGTGCTAATCAGCGGCCCAGTCGCGTGACGTATGACCGAGCCGGCTCGACCATCAGCGTGACCGACGCCAACAGTTATGAGTGGCCGACGATTTTGTCCGGAGCGAAGTCGCTGCACGTGACTGGCATTACCCCTTCGCTGTCCGAGGCAGCTGCCGATGCCACGATCGCTGCTGTTTCGACCGCACGAGAGCTAAAAGTTCAGGTTTCCTGCGACCTTAATTACCGAGCGAAACTCTGGAACTGGCGGCCGGGGACGGAGCGAAAGCAGCTTGCTGCGGAAACGATGGCGAAAATTCTTCCTTTCGTTGACATCCTGATCGCCAACGAAGCCGATTGTGGAGACGTTCTAAAGATCCACGCTGGGCACAGCGAAGTTGAATCCGGCCATGTTGAAGTCGCCGCCTATCCTGACGTTGCTCGTCAGGTCGTTGAACGGTTTCCCAACATCAGGTTCATCGCGACCACGCTGCGTGAAAGCATTTCTGCAAGCCACAATAACTGGGGCGCCATGTTATTCGATGCCGCGGACGGGAATGCTGTTTTTGCGCCGGAGGTGAAGGGCGACTACCAGCCGTACCAGATTCGCAACATTATCGATCGGGTCGGCGGAGGCGATGCATTCGGGGCCGGCCTGTTATTTGCCCTCAACCACGACGACTACGCGACTCCGCAGGAAGCTCTTCAATTCGCTACTGCAGCCTCGTGCCTGGCCCATTCGATTTCCGGCGATTTCAACTTCAGCAACCGCCAGGAAGTGGACGCGTTGATGAAGGGCTCGGCGTCCGGTCGAGTTGTCCGGTAG
- a CDS encoding DUF6484 domain-containing protein, whose product MATQTDSTRPPAEVSSASSLNDIVSGTQKSAAAATPPATFPAVLTATLAELSEDGPVVTLQNGEQRLARTTVPLTPDSIARSVVLVFENGDANLPIIMGVIAGQPLLPVLLEKSSPIVGEDTTAKVDGERVILEGKKEIVLKCGKASITLTRAGKVLIQGAYVSSRSSGVQRIRGGSVHIN is encoded by the coding sequence ATGGCGACCCAAACTGATTCCACGCGCCCACCAGCTGAAGTTTCGTCTGCCAGCAGCCTGAATGACATTGTCTCGGGCACGCAAAAGTCGGCTGCAGCGGCCACCCCGCCTGCAACTTTTCCCGCTGTTCTAACAGCCACGCTGGCTGAACTTTCGGAAGACGGGCCGGTTGTCACGCTGCAAAACGGTGAGCAGCGACTCGCTCGCACAACAGTGCCGCTCACGCCGGATTCGATCGCACGAAGCGTGGTCCTCGTCTTTGAAAACGGCGACGCCAACCTTCCGATCATCATGGGAGTGATTGCGGGACAACCGTTGTTGCCGGTCCTGTTGGAAAAAAGTTCTCCGATCGTTGGTGAAGACACGACGGCGAAGGTGGACGGGGAACGAGTAATCCTGGAAGGCAAGAAAGAGATTGTGCTGAAGTGCGGCAAAGCTAGTATCACGCTTACTCGCGCCGGCAAGGTACTGATTCAGGGAGCGTACGTGTCCAGCCGATCGTCGGGCGTGCAGCGCATTCGCGGCGGTTCTGTACATATTAACTAG
- a CDS encoding DUF2169 family type VI secretion system accessory protein, whose amino-acid sequence MQITNATNMLTGYTMGMKPDGRECIVVVAKATFDIPEPGRSLRLSKKQAPLVMADEFTGEPGYSATLYEVDYAPFKPKCDVLFNGSAYAPRGRTAEYVDVSLSVGEMTKSFSVVGNRHYGAASYVSFIPSAPEPFEKLPFSYDNAWGGCDAPEDDPENGKAFMGNPIGCGYYPISVGPALEGKPLPNTFEKGRPIDSPSGNHKPMALGVVSRHAEHRSKWAGTYDEAWQENVFPFLPRDFDERYYQAAPEDQQIDYPVGGEEIQLVNLSPHGRTSFKLPSIDIPVEFTTNEFDRIEQMAKLDTILIEPDLNRFILVWRTSIQLKKNIFEIPSCVVGRMSRAWYRARDMGKTYYPSLQAVAASNRDEDEDE is encoded by the coding sequence ATGCAAATCACCAACGCCACCAACATGCTGACTGGCTATACCATGGGGATGAAGCCCGATGGTCGCGAGTGCATTGTCGTTGTTGCGAAGGCAACTTTTGACATCCCTGAACCCGGCCGGTCGCTGCGTTTATCGAAGAAGCAGGCGCCACTGGTAATGGCTGACGAGTTCACCGGCGAACCCGGCTACTCCGCAACTCTTTACGAAGTCGACTACGCCCCCTTCAAGCCAAAATGTGACGTCCTCTTCAACGGCAGTGCGTATGCTCCTCGAGGACGCACGGCAGAATATGTTGACGTGAGCCTCTCCGTGGGTGAAATGACCAAGTCATTCAGCGTGGTTGGTAATCGCCACTACGGAGCCGCCAGTTACGTTTCGTTTATTCCCAGCGCACCGGAACCCTTCGAAAAACTGCCGTTCAGTTACGACAACGCATGGGGCGGCTGCGATGCCCCGGAAGACGATCCGGAAAATGGCAAAGCGTTTATGGGGAATCCCATCGGTTGCGGATACTACCCGATTTCCGTGGGTCCGGCGCTGGAAGGCAAGCCACTGCCTAACACGTTCGAAAAAGGTCGCCCGATCGATTCGCCGTCCGGAAACCACAAGCCCATGGCACTTGGCGTCGTCAGCCGCCACGCAGAACATCGTTCAAAATGGGCAGGCACCTATGACGAAGCATGGCAGGAAAACGTGTTCCCATTTTTGCCCAGAGACTTCGACGAACGATACTACCAGGCCGCTCCGGAAGATCAGCAGATTGACTATCCCGTCGGCGGCGAAGAAATCCAACTGGTGAATCTGTCGCCACACGGCCGCACGTCTTTCAAACTGCCGTCGATCGATATTCCAGTGGAATTCACCACCAACGAATTCGACCGCATTGAACAGATGGCAAAGCTGGACACGATTTTAATCGAACCGGACCTGAACCGCTTTATCCTCGTGTGGCGTACGTCGATTCAACTAAAGAAGAACATCTTCGAAATTCCATCGTGCGTGGTGGGGCGGATGTCGCGAGCGTGGTATCGAGCTCGCGATATGGGCAAGACATATTATCCGTCGCTGCAGGCCGTGGCGGCGTCGAACCGTGATGAGGACGAAGACGAATGA